One Ornithodoros turicata isolate Travis unplaced genomic scaffold, ASM3712646v1 ctg00000746.1, whole genome shotgun sequence DNA window includes the following coding sequences:
- the LOC135374790 gene encoding uncharacterized protein LOC135374790, with product MKSCFRALRHPEKWTSALPLILLHVRACLKPDLSYSAAKLVFGTPLRLPADLVTQQPPTSSETQPQATLSALADAAHVFLRAPTPRKSLDPPYTGPYHVISRSEKTMVLDIGGRQDTVSVDHVKPAFVENEDFPLALQTVAIPPSSPKPKRVSWGPAPSMRLRLTVGGRHI from the exons ATGAAAAGCTGCTTCCGTGCCCTTCGCCATCCCGAAAAGTGGACCAGCGCTCTCCCACTCATCCTGCTGCACGTTCGAGCATGCCTCAAGCCGGACCTGAGCTACTCCGCCGCCAAGCTCGTTTTCGGCACGCCCCTACGCCTTCCGGCCGACCTCGTCACCCAGCAACCTCCCACTTCCTCTGAAACCCAGCCACAAGCCACTCTGA GCGCTCTCGCCGATGCCGCGCACGTTTTCCTCCGGGCTCCAACCCCTCGCAAGTCCCTAGACCCCCCCTACACAGGACCCTACCATGTCATCTCCCGGTCCGAGAAGACCATGGTGCTTGACATAGGCGGCCGCCAGGACACAGTTTCGGTGGACCACGTCAAGCCGGCCTTCGTGGAAAACGAAGACTTCCCCCTTGCCCTCCAGACCGTCGCCATTCCGCCTTCTTCCCCTAAGCCCAAGCGCGTCTCCTGGGGACCAGCTCCATCAATGCGCCTCCGTCTGACGGTGGGGGGACGGCACATCTGA